In the genome of Pempheris klunzingeri isolate RE-2024b chromosome 11, fPemKlu1.hap1, whole genome shotgun sequence, one region contains:
- the LOC139210349 gene encoding syntaphilin has protein sequence MSLTPSRKPSSGQRRRSVGPTGVGGRHSHSDSSSTHTYPGRVRATEGSPTARTYPSTPRRQAKHTACSDNHGIRPPTPEQYLTPLQQKEVCIRHLRARLRENVERLQHRDCEIDELRTQLYRMQEDWIEEECHRVEAQLALKEARKEIQHLHEVVESVRSNMSVREEPPHDHKPYSGLQGGRSGGKSRSCGCSPASTLSRSTTYTRLSSEALQLERSSNAPEPSRASRPAGQTHLLLEAALISEQMPPQGHTRAPPTVPRSSTYERLCSGGAVLPISHSCHTLSSSCKCSGQTYLPHHHLFLHLPQEEAPAAPAPAPAPAPAPAAEKKPEVRSQACSPTMSWLCEEDAAEELSVISLATVDITPPEPHPFPLSLPPLSPCEHSYSAEPLLLDKPEEVTNLPAEPHTCQPHPAAPLPVRQEAIVLEIEEETEGTNEDGYPPQLCHWSRYFLIDLLALAIPVVPTVAWLCRGVTREAMPVYHIGSLLRGCCAVALHSLRRRGAGRGRRPTSMNGTTPI, from the exons ATGTCTCTCACGCCGAGTCGGAAGCCCTCCTCAGGTCAGCGCAG GCGCTCAGTAGGTCCCACTGGCGTTGGCGGGCGACATTCCCACAGTGATTCATCCAGTACCCACACCTACCCTGGTCGGGTCAGGGCAACAGAGGGCAGCCCCACAGCCCGCACGTATCCTAGTACACCCAG GCGTCAGGCAAAGCACACCGCCTGCAGCGACAACCATGGAATCAGGCCTCCTACCCCGGAGCAGTACCTTACACCACTACAGCAGAAGGAGGTGTGCATACGACACCTGCGAGCCAGACTGAGGGAGAATGTGGAAAGACTACAGCACAG AGACTGTGAAATAGATGAGTTGAGGACCCAACTGTACAGGATGCAGGAAGACTGGATAGAGGAGGAGTGTCACCGTGTGGAGGCCCAGTTAGCCCTGAAGGAGGCCCGCAAGGAGATCCAGCACCTTCATGAGGTGGTTGAGTCAGTGAGGTCCAACATGAGTGTCCGTGAAGAACCCCCCCATGACCATAAGCCATATTCAGGGTTGCAGGGAGGCCGGTCAGGGGGGAAGTCTCGCTCCTGTGGCTGCTCCCCAGCCAGCACTTTGAGCCGCAGCACCACCTACACCCGACTGAGCAGTGAGGCCCTGCAGCTGGAGCGCAGCTCCAATGCTCCTGAGCCGAGCAGAGCGTCTCGCCCAGCAGGACAAACCCACCTGCTCCTGGAGGCGGCCCTCATATCAGAGCAGATGCCTCCGCAGGGCCACACCCGAGCCCCCCCAACTGTGCCGCGCTCCTCCACCTATGAAAGGCTGTGCAGCGGGGGGGCAGTGTTGCCAATCTCACACTCCTGCCACACTCTCAGTAGCAGCTGCAAGTGCAGTGGCCAGACCTACCTCCCCCATCATCACTTGTTCCTGCACTTACCTCAGGAGGAGGCCCCGG ctgcccctgctcctgctcctgctcctgctcctgctcctgcagcagagaagaagccgGAGGTGCGCTCGCAGGCCTGTAGCCCGACCATGTCCTGGCTGTGTGAGGAAGACGCTGCAGAAGAGCTGAGTGTTATTTCTTTAGCCACAGTAGACATCACCCCTCCAGAACCACATCCGTTTCCGTTGTCTTTACCTCCTCTGTCCCCTTGTGAGCATTCATACAGTGCAGAGCCACTGTTACTCGACAAACCAGAGGAGGTAACAAACCTGCCAGCAGAGCCCCACACCTGCCAGCCCCACCCTGCAGCTCCACTTCCAGTGAGGCAGGAAGCCATCGTTCTGGAGATAGAAGAGGAGACTGAGGGAACAAATGAAGATGGGTATCCCCCTCAGCTCTGCCACTGGAGCCGCTACTTCCTTATCGATTTGTTGGCTTTGGCAATTCCCGTGGTCCCAACCGTGGCGTGGCTGTGTCGAGGGGTGACGCGGGAAGCCATGCCGGTGTATCACATCGGCTCCCTGCTGAGAGGCTGCTGTGCCGTGGCCCTCCACTCACTGCGCCGG
- the opn7d gene encoding opsin 7, group member d, with protein sequence MGNASDTSAVFASTISKEHDIFMGSLYIIFFILSLMGNCILLLVAYHKWSTLKPAEFFIINLSISDLGMTLSLFPLAIPSAFSHRWLFGEITCQLYATCGVLFGLCSLTNLTALSLVCCLKVCFPNHGNKFSSSHARLLVAGVWCYASVFAVGPLAQWGHYSSEPYGTACCIDWHAPNHELSALSYIICLFVFCYALPCTIIFLSYTFILLTVRGSRQAVQQHVSPQTKTTNAHALIVKLSVAVCIGFLGAWSPYAAVAMWAAFGDATQVPPDAFAFAAVFAKSSTIYNPVVYLLCKPNFRECLYRDTSMLRQRFYRGSPQSDPRERFGSASQRNKDTSISMRFSNGQQESYGACLHCTDNAAPCHVTTPQRTACILTGSTFREVTVSRLSAKSQADLL encoded by the exons ATGGGAAATGCTTCAGACACTTCTGCTGTGTTTGCCTCCACCATCTCCAAGGAGCACGACATCTTCATGGGTTCACTCTACATCATATTTT TTATACTGTCCCTCATGGGCAACTGCATTCTGCTACTTGTTGCATATCACAAGTGGTCGACCTTGAAGCCAGCTGAGTTCTTCATCATCAATCTTTCCATCAGTGACCTTGGGATGACTCTCTCTTTATTCCCGTTGGCAATACCATCAGCTTTTTCACACAG GTGGCTGTTTGGGGAAATCACCTGTCAGCTCTACGCTACGTGTGGAGTGCTGTTTGGTCTGTGCAGCTTGACCAACCTCACAGCCCTCTCCTTAGTGTGCTGCCTTAAAGTCTGTTTCCCTAACCATG GTAACAAGTTCTCCTCGTCACATGCCCGCCTCCTGGTGGCTGGAGTGTGGTGCTATGCATCTGTGTTTGCTGTAGGGCCCCTGGCACAGTGGGGACATTACAGCTCTGAACCTTATGGCACAGCCTGCTGCATTGACTGGCACGCACCCAACCACGAGCTTTCAGCTTTGTCTTACATCatctgcctttttgttttttgctatGCACTGCCCTGcaccatcatcttcctctcctacACTTTCATTCTGCTGACAGTACGGGGGTCGCGTCAGGCCGTCCAGCAGCATGTGTCACCACAGACCAAGACCACCAATGCACACGCTCTCATTGTCAAG CTGTCGGTCGCAGTATGCATAGGCTTCCTGGGTGCCTGGAGCCCATATGCTGCCGTGGCGATGTGGGCTGCCTTTGGGGACGCCACACAGGTTCCTCCTGACGCATTCGCCTTCGCTGCTGTATTTGCCAAGTCTTCCACCATCTACAACCCTGTGGTCTACCTGCTGTGTAAGCCCAACTTCCGCGAGTGTCTCTACAGAGACACATCCATGTTACGACAGAGGTTCTACAGGGGGAGTCCACAGTCTGATCCAAGGGAACGTTTTGGATCCGCCTCACAGCGCAACAAGGACACGAGCATCTCCATGCGCTTCTCAAACGGACAGCAGGAGAGCTACGGGGCGTGTCTGCACTGCACTGACAATGCAGCGCCGTGTCATGTGACCACACCCCAGAGGACTGCCTGCATCCTGACTGGATCCACCTTCAGAGAAGTGACAGTTAGCCGGCTCTCAGCCAAATCACAGGCTGATTTACTCTAG
- the rad21l1 gene encoding double-strand-break repair protein rad21-like protein 1: protein MMFYTQLFTSKRGALSKIWLAAHWERKLTKAHVFECNLETTIRDIISPKMKIGLRTSGHLLIGVVRIYSRKAKYLLADCTDALVKIKMAFRPGQTDMPDEGMEATLKAITLMEDFTAFDVQLPHPSNIDVVDHFSLNQSRSEEITLKEDFGSGFLNLVDFGKNNCKTVLLDMSFQSLAQHGDTFGDEDKGFDLLDFLTTSSDHAESIDFISEEPQKENPKISSLSYQQDADTVAVEAPTLNETTLLPNEKEAFALEPVAITPNLEKKRWKRKRRLVVDQAKQLTNESIREQLSDYSDLVAPLDMAPPTVQLMQWKESGGADKLFAQPCCTAVAPQIKKLFAKSTFQVKHYCASEEVELMRQDGQEVQSDISALTTEAVSVVDSSIAPEKTHDTELTVLDQNDSRRENYSQLTQGENRSELTHPELPSEDSIFVHPSYMVQETQSTSLHTQSVLDSQEREITKQIQKLLNTLKSQSDSDTPFSLEALCKGSTRSQAATTFFCLLVLKKQKALHLHQRAPYEDIFATPGPNFYD, encoded by the exons ATGATGTTCTACACTCAACTCTTCACGTCCAAGCGGGGCGCTCTGTCCAAAATCTGGTTAGCTGCACACTGGGAGAGGAAACTCACAAAGGCCCACGTATTTGAATGCAATTTGGAAACGACCATCCGAGACATAATTTCCCCAAAG ATGAAAATTGGTTTGCGGACATCTGGCCATCTTCTCATTGGTGTGGTCAGGATCTACTCCAGGAAAGCAAAGTATCTTCTTGCAGACTGCACCGATGCCCTGGTTAAAATTAAAATGGCATTCAGGCCAG GTCAGACAGACATGCCTGATGAGGGGATGGAGGCAACACTCAAAGCAATTACCTTGATGGAAGATTTCACTGCCTTCGATGTCCAGCTCCCACACCCAAG TAACATAGATGTCGTAGACCATTTTTCTCTGAACCAGAGTCGATCAGAGGAAATCACTCTGAAAGAAGATTTTGGAAGTGGCTTTCTGAACTTGGTAGATTTCGGTAAGAACAA CTGCAAGACTGTGTTACTGGATATGAGCTTCCAGAGCCTGGCTCAACATGGAGACACTTTTGGGGATGAGGATAAGGGGTTCGACCTACTTG ACTTTCTGACAACCTCCAGTGATCATGCTGAGTCTATTGACTTCATCTCAGAAGAGCCTCAAAAGGAAAATCCAAAGATCTCCTCACTGAGTTATCAGCAAG ATGCAGACACAGTGGCAGTGGAGGCCCCCACACTGAATGAGACCACCCTGCTGCCTAATGAGAAGGAGGCCTTTGCCCTTGAACCTGTGGCCATCACTC CAAACTTGgagaagaagaggtggaagaggaaACGCAGGTTGGTCGTGGACCAGGCTAAACAGCTGACCAATGAATCcatcagagagcagctctctGACTATTCAGATCTGGTCGCCCCTCTGGACATGGCCCCGCCAACTGTGCAGCTCATGCAGTGGAAAGAGAGCGGAGGTGCAGACAAACTCTTTGCACAGCCATGCTGCACTGCAGTAGCTCCACAGataaaaaag CTCTTTGCAAAGAGCACTTTCCAGGTTAAACATTATTGTGCATCTGAGGAGGTTGAGTTGATGCGCCAGGATGGACAAGAGG TTCAGAGCGACATAAGTGCCCTCACCACGGAGGCTGTCAGTGTCGTAGATTCGTCAATAGCTCCTGAAAAAACACACGACACTGAGCTGACAGTCCTCGATCAGAATGACAGCCGGCGTGAGAATTACTCACAGCTCACACAA GGTGAAAACAGATCAGAGTTAACTCATCCGGAACTTCCATCAGAAGACTCCATATTTGTCCATCCATCGTACATGGTGCAAGAGACGCAGTCGACCTCCCTCCACACTcag TCTGTGTTGGACAgccaggagagagagataacCAAGCAGATACAGAAGCTTCTGAACACTCTAAAA agccAGAGCGACAGTGACACCCCGTTCAGCCTGGAGGCTCTCTGTAAAGGCAGCACTCGCTCACAGGCTGCGACCACTTTCTTCTGTCTCCTGGTcctgaaaaaacagaaagccCTCCACCTGCACCAGAGAGCTCCCTATGAGGACATCTTTGCCACACCTGGACCCAATTTCTATGATTAG